A genomic stretch from Lathyrus oleraceus cultivar Zhongwan6 chromosome 2, CAAS_Psat_ZW6_1.0, whole genome shotgun sequence includes:
- the LOC127118935 gene encoding protein NRT1/ PTR FAMILY 3.1, with amino-acid sequence MHCRKEQSFEKMEQNGNHPRKKKGGLVTMPFIFANEVCEKLAVVGFNTNMISYLTKELHMPLTKAANTLTNFGGTASLTPLLGAFISDSYAGKFMTITVASIIYQIGMISLTLSAVLPQLRPPPCKGEEVCQEASSGQLAILYVSLLLSALGSGGIRPCVVAFGADQFDELDPNQKTKTWTYFNWYYFVMGTSILVAVTVLVYIQDNVGWGWGLGIPMAAMFISIITFIGGYKLYRNLNPEGSPFTRLVKVGVAAFRKRKITKVPNSNMLYQNHELDADIALGGMLLHSQQFKFLDKAAIVTEEDNVKTPDLWRLSTVHRVEELKSIIRMGPIWASGIILITAYAQQGTFSLQQAKTMNRHLTKSFQIPAGSMSVFTILTMLTTIAFYDRVLIRVARKFTGLDRGITFLHRMGIGFVISLFATLVAGFIEIKRKKVAMEHGLVDHANEIIPISVFWLVPQYSLHGMAEAFMSIGHLEFFYDQAPESMTSTAMAFFWTSISLGNYVSTLLVTLIHKFTAGPNGENWLPDKNVNKGKLEYFYWLITLLQFINLIYYLFCAKMYTYKKIQVHHKGDNSSEDNHIELVNNTL; translated from the exons ATGCACTGCAGAAAAGAACAAAGTTTTGAAAAGATGGAGCAGAATGGTAATCATCCTAGAAAGAAAAAAGGAGGGCTTGTCACAATGCCCTTTATCTTTG CTAATGAGGTTTGTGAGAAGTTAGCTGTGGTGGGTTTCAATACAAACATGATAAGTTACCTAACAAAAGAGCTTCACATGCCATTAACTAAAGCTGCTAACACTCTCACTAACTTTGGTGGAACTGCAAGCTTGACACCATTGCTTGGTGCTTTCATTTCTGATTCTTATGCTGGAAAGTTCATGACTATTACCGTTGCTTCCATTATATACCAGATA GGTATGATTAGTTTGACATTATCAGCTGTACTTCCACAGTTAAGACCACCTCCATGCAAAGGGGAAGAGGTATGCCAAGAAGCTAGTTCAGGACAGTTGGCAATTCTCTATGTATCACTTCTTCTAAGTGCACTCGGGTCGGGTGGAATCCGACCCTGCGTGGTTGCATTTGGAGCGGATCAATTTGATGAATTGGATCCAAATCAAAAAACAAAAACATGGACATATTTTAATTGGTATTATTTTGTGATGGGAACATCTATACTTGTGGCTGTGACTGTTCTTGTTTATATTCAAGATAATGTTGGATGGGGGTGGGGCCTAGGAATCCCCATGGCGGCAATGTTTATCTCAATTATTACATTCATTGGTGGATATAAACTTTACCGCAACTTGAACCCGGAAGGAAGCCCGTTTACCCGACTTGTGAAAGTGGGCGTTGCTGCTTTTCGTAAGAGGAAGATAACAAAAGTGCCTAACTCTAATATGTTATACCAAAATCATGAACTTGATGCTGATATTGCTTTGGGAGGAATGCTACTTCATTCTCAACAGTTCAA ATTTTTGGACAAGGCAGCAATAGTGACAGAGGAAGACAATGTCAAAACACCAGACTTATGGAGGCTATCCACAGTTCACAGAGTGGAAGAGTTAAAATCAATAATAAGAATGGGACCAATATGGGCATCAGGCATCATTCTAATCACAGCATATGCCCAACAAGGCACGTTCTCCCTCCAACAAGCCAAAACAATGAACAGACACCTCACCAAGTCCTTCCAAATCCCAGCTGGATCCATGTCAGTATTCACAATCCTCACCATGCTCACTACAATCGCTTTCTACGACCGTGTCTTAATCCGCGTTGCCCGAAAATTCACCGGTCTCGACCGAGGTATAACCTTCCTTCATAGAATGGGGATTGGATTTGTCATATCCCTTTTCGCTACCTTGGTAGCTGGTTTCATCGAAATCAAGCGGAAAAAGGTAGCTATGGAACATGGACTAGTTGATCATGCAAATGAAATAATCCCAATCTCAGTGTTTTGGCTTGTGCCTCAATATAGTCTACATGGAATGGCGGAAGCTTTTATGTCAATTGGACATTTAGAGTTTTTCTATGACCAAGCTCCAGAGAGTATGACAAGCACTGCAATGGCATTTTTTTGGACTTCTATTTCACTTGGGAACTATGTTAGTACACTTTTGGTTACCTTGATTCACAAGTTTACTGCAGGGCCTAATGGTGAAAATTGGCTTCCAGATAAAAATGTCAACAAGGGCAAGTTGGAATACTTTTATTGGCTAATCACACTCTTGCAGTTCATTAATCTCATTTACTACTTGTTTTGTGCTAAAATGTACACCTACAAGAAAATTCAGGTCCATCATAAAGGGGATAACAGTTCAGAAGACAACCACATTGAGCTTGTTAACAACACACTTTAA